DNA sequence from the Manduca sexta isolate Smith_Timp_Sample1 chromosome 25, JHU_Msex_v1.0, whole genome shotgun sequence genome:
CTGTTTCCGCGTTGGCAAGTGTTTACTGATCACACATATGGTTGAAATTGATTTAAAGATATTGAATGGTAAGCTACATTGGATTTTCTTCCCAGATATGTTGACGTTTGTgtaccgaaaaaaaaaatcctatttgTTTAGAATGCGCTATTATTCTCTATATCAACGTAACGAAAAAATTGCTGTGAAGTAGACTAGGTAATACTGACAATTTACAAAGACAGTCTTGTTTATTGAGGTGAAAACCATTTAATAACGATACTTCATCTAATTCATGGGTTCTTTACGTTATGTCTGAATGTGTCTGcattaatatgataattttatcttCTATTCCAACTGTtaatgtaaagatttttttatcttgttcATCTAATAACCTACCTGCACAAATTTACATTGTAAGTTGCCTACAAgtgctaaataattttaatgtttcattaaCTACGtcacacaaataaattattttagaatacagttttcaatttaatttattctaatatgTAAACACAGAGACGAAAACAAATCACTAAATCGAAACGAAAAAAACATCGGAAGATGATCCAAAGCACTAAGTTCGACAAAATTTTACGCAATTCaatacaagtttaaaaaaaataaaaagacaataatcTGCGCCGAGCTTGAATCACCTCAGTATCACTAAAGACTAGTAGATAAACGAACACATCCGCTCACCACAAGCAACATCTGTAAGATAATGCCGAACAAAGCTGAAGCCTTATCTTTATGACCATTCACGTAATAAGCGAAtggcaaataaataaacgactgattttatttaatcacagtgatcatataaataatacagggaAAATTGTAACAGCAACAGTTGTCAAACAGTAACCATGCGTCTCTTCCTCGCTTTACTGGCTCTGGGCTTCGCAGCCGTAGCGGGTaagtttattacaaacaaatatgcatagtttttatataaaatataatatcatgtcCAACGTAACcatgaaataacatttttttacatgtttaacCCGTAATTGGTATGGTGTGTGTTATCATAAGAAGTAATAAAAGAATGCACAGATTGATCTGAAattgacattatattatatttatatactttacacGATGAAAGACAAATACCGAACCGAGTTCTGCCTTATAACATAAGAGCGTGACATGATCCTGCTGGAGAACTCTCCAGTAAGAAGTAGCAAAGTAATAAAACGAACAACTGTTCGTTTTATTACTTTGctacttgtaatttattaatttaacattattaaataaaaaaataataataatttgttgagAATAACACGGCGACGAGACGAAGAGAAGTGGGCGCCACTGACAAATACACGGTGTCAGACGAAAATGACCAATTAATGTACTTACCTACTTttatagttcaaaataaaaatattaaagagtgTGATTGATTCTCAAAAATAGGTGCGAGAACCAACTAGAATTCAACTATTTGATGAAATGGTTGAATTCTACCTCCTCTCTTTTCGTACATGCAGTTTTCCGTTTAACCGCGATGGAAAAAAAATGAAGAGCGGAAAAGTATGTTTCGAGGATAGATACCCCGAGGAAAAACCTTCTGGAACAAGGCTAATGTTCCAGATTAGTGCAAAATATGTCACTACTAACAATTATTGTAACTGTTGCGCTAGACTAGTAATGAAGGAAACATACCGGGAAGAAATAGAAAACGCGCAAGATCGGCAGGCCGGCTAGTGTTCTCCTGTCAACTTCTTACAATTTTGAgattcaaatgaaaaaaatgttattaatttataaaaaccccgaaatatttataaagcatgaaataattataattattaaataatttcaaaaacgaGCGTTCAGAAACCGACACTGCGCGCATTTGTCAAACTTACGATTTATACGGAAAGGTAGGGGCAAACATATTGTCTTAAATCGATGAaagatttaataaagtaaataggGCTACGGAGTTTAAATTTgttgttgttataatttaaacaatatgttaTAGCTGTCCCAGCAAACCCTCAGAGGATCGTGGGTGGTTCTACTACCACTATTCAGCAGTATCCCACCATTGTTGCTCTGCTGTACTCCAGGAATGGAAACACTTTCTTCCAAACTTGCGGTGGTATCATTCTCAATAACAGAAATATCCTCACTGCTGCTCACTGCCcctagtaagtatataaattaaatcattgagGTATTAAAGAGATTTCGCATACTAAATAGAAAGCCTAATTGATTATTCTATTCGCAGCCGAGACGTAATCAACAGATGGCGTGTTCGATCTGGTTCGACTTACGCGAACAGCGGCGGTGTCGTTCACAACTTCAACGGCCTAATGATCTACCCTAACTTCAACCGAAGAACTCTTGACAACGACATCGCTATTATGCGCACCGCTAGCAACATTGCCTTCAACAACGCCGCACAGCCCGCCAGAATCGCTGGCGCCAACTACAACCTCGGTGACAACCAAGTTGTCTGGGCTGCCGGATGGGGTGCCATCAGGGTAATTTTCTTTGTTGAAATTTGTGTGCATTCAAAACAACagcaaataatcaaaatattcaaccaaatatttttttttgcgacagaattatatttttatatactccTATTATTTCAGAGTGATGGTCCTTCATCGGAACAGCTGCGCCATGTTCAGGTTTGGACTGTGAACCAGGCCACGTGCAGGTCTCGCTACGCCAGTATTGGCCGTACCATCACCGAAAACATGTTGTGCTCTGGCTGGCTCGACGTCGGCGGTCGCGACCAGTGCTATGGTGATTCCGGCGGTCCTCTATACCACAACGGTGTTGTCGTTGGGGTGTGCTCCTGGGGCCACGAATGCGCTTTGCCTAACTTCCCTGGTGTCAACGTTCGTGTCTCACGCTTCGCTAATTGGATCAGGAACAACGCCTAAATTTTTAGGAAGTGCAATGTAAAAAATCGTCTactgtaaaaaagttttttcttttttatattttcccggaaagTTGTTTGTGATATACTAATGCGTTCCATATGAACTATGAACACTCATACATCATTCGATGTACGTTATATTTTCGAATTTTACCTTCTACAGAAATCAAATCTTTAATCTTCGTATACCGAGTTGAATTTTCAATTTGTCAGCATCAAAGACTGAGAGGACAACGACAACTCTATGCCACATTTCTTCAGATGGATGAATAAAGTATCAATAATTATTGCTGCTTCATTTTTCAACCCATTTAGAAGATAAGATATTACCACTGTAATTGCTGagagaatttatttatacttaataatacacACACGCACCATATCAagcatttatcaccgaaggggtatgcagaggcgcaaccaaggcacccacttttcgccaagtgtgttccgtcccatgatgtgatagggggcgagcctatcgccataccgggcatAAATTTCAGAGTCCCGCCTGATACTGAGCTTACTTAATAATcgctaagttatatatcatgtTAAACTTACCCTAGCTGGAAATGTACATAAATACCAGTGAAGATATAtgctgataaatatatttaattgggCGCGACCTTGCCATgcgatttatgaatgaaattatataaacaagtGAAGATGTcttgaaataatttatcaacTAATATAAGTGTTTGACCAACATTAGTTTCATTAATATGTTAAATGCTATCGATAGACCAAAGAAAAGGTTCTGGTAGTTTAAGACTtacggtattattttaatttacactcGAAATTATAAAGtcatattcaataataaaaaccaacaacaaataattctaataaaattattaacttaatcTAGTAGTAAGTACTTAAACTACTACTTAAAATTTCGTccatggggcattccacgtgaagcgggcacacAAAAAATGTTGAAGTCTCAGATTTAGTAATAATCGACTATGTTATCCCTGTATGTATCCTGGATCCAgatacaacatatttttaaagtagaaaGTCTGGCTAGCGAGTTAAaagactttgaagttttgactgacCTGCTGGTATACGCCAATTCGAATCccattatcaagtttttaaagtaacaataaaataaataaagcagtgaaatatacttcatttaatgGGCTCTTtattgaatttcacaaagttctcatatttatatatttttagttttttcttctgaaaatagctactattgtatagataatctctGCCAACTTTCATAATGAGCTGAGAAGTCGTTTAGGAGCTCGACCGGTTACAGTAGTAGTCTCTGCACCGGTTTGCCTCCTGCGCACCTACAAATACACCGTATCAATATGCACGCATTTCGTTTATAATACCTAACACGcacacaaaatatgtttatcacTTTCAATCTCGTTGGGTTTTACCGGgctattttatagataaaatacgGCTAAAAGGCTATCTCACATAGATAGCTAAAGTAGGTTTCTATAGCAATACATAAGTAGTGTAATATAATCCAGGCACTTCTCCAtagataatgtaaaaaaaattgagttgcCAAGTCTTTAAACTACTTCTAGTATAGTGGGTTTTATTTTGCGTAATTTCCctcgtttaaataaataatcttttaacatattacaaatatgtaatgattttaaataattataattacataattataattcgcggcgatagcctagttgggtgtggaacggactgccgagacgaatgtccgcaggttcaaatcccaagggcacacacctctgacttttctaaaaaatcatgtgtgtattctttgtgaatttatcgttcgctctaacggtgaaggaaaacatcgtgaggaaacctgcacatgtgagaagttctctataggaatttcaaaggtgtgtgaagtctaccaatccgcactaggccagcgtggtggactaaggcctaatccctctcagtagtagaggaggcccgtgctcagcagtgggcaagtatataatacagggctgttattataattattattaattataaatattttgatatatttttaataaaaaaaatctataaatcaaaaagtTTCTGTCATATTTACAGTATTCTTTTTGtggtataattttgtttggaatTGGCAAAACAAGttagttatttaatttgcaGCATGATGAGGGAAAATGAATTTTGATATTACTTTACGATGTTCATAATATATGATATACATATGTTGTATCTGGTTTCAATCAGGTCGGTATAAtggtgtcgactgacgaggggtagtcacgtctcgtcagtcgacgctTTATCTGgtccccactctacttaccatcagatgcgaTGGGGTTGTCGCCGTGCCCGGATAGAAATACTAGTCacacatttcactattattataacaatatttttttgatcaATACTCGGCAacgtggcttcactgcacctgatgttaagagAAGTGAAGCTTGAAGAAAATGCCGCCCGGCACGTAAGATACAAGCATCTAAAGACGGCACAGTCATGCgcgcctgcataattgcttttTCACGCTCTGCTTGAAGGACCCCAAGCTATAGGAAAGAGGGAACACGTGCTGAcaaaccattccacagcctGATGGTTTGGCACAGGTATGAGTTTTCGAACCTTTTGGTTCGCGCCGAGATAGAAGACTACCAAAGGTTCTGAAAAAGATGAGGGTTAGATAAGATTGAATAATTCTTTAGACCACTACCATAATACAGACGATAGAATACAATATCCCGCCTCAAGTGCAGTAGCTTTAAAGTTGATTTGAGGTCTGTATCACTTAAAATGCAGGTATCCCGTCGCTGCAATCCGTACAAGGCATCGAGCAAGTATTTTACGGGACGCTCCTAGAGGTGCGAGCAGCATCCCATACCTGGCCTACCGGGCGTGAAATACTTTCGCAGCCTGTTTAGAATTCTGACTCTTGGGGCTTTGGACGCTCTTGATGGATTCAGATCGCAGCTAATATCCATGCCCAAGATATTTAGGTATTTCCGCATTTCAAGTGGAGTGCCTTAAAAATTGGGGAGGAGCGAAAACAGTTATTTTACGTATGTTTTCACACCTCGATTTTCTTGTCATTGAACTCAACTAGATTCCTTACACCTCAGCTGGAGATACGACCCAGTGCCTAATTGAGCTCAATGACAGTTattcaaatctatatatataaaagaaagtggtgttagttacactatttataactcaaaaacagatgaaccgatttggctgaaaattggtggagaggtaccttagaaccaggagacggacataggatactttttatcccgttcccacgggataAGACCCTGggtcttcccagggtcttatagtataagaccctgggaaggttataggctactatcccgggaaaatatatagtgggacttttatcccggaaactccttcacgcgggcgaaactgtgagcaaaagttagtttaaaataaaatatgactgtgttttattgtattgtaatttagaTCAATTACTCGCATTATCCACTTGATTATATGATGACTTcataaaatgtacttaatactatttttctgaATTCAAATAGAATTATGGCTATTTTTACCACACCATAGTGCATTACAATGacctataacaatatttaattctttGTCAACGCGAAAGTGTTTACTGCTGACACATGTGGCTATAACCGATTTGAAGATATTGAATGGTAAGCTACATTGAACCTTCTTGTCAGTTGTGTTAACGGAAACCGGGCGTCTGTTATTAGCTTTCTTGTGGTTAAATGGTTACTTTATTTTCTAGTTATATATATTGCGTTTGTGTACCGAAGACATTTTTCTGTTCGTTTAGAATGCGCTATTATTATCTGtatctatcagtggcgaagcgtctatacaagccgattcccaccactcccttttaggttttcggtgatactaaacaaattatttaatagatacattgtaaatttagaacatatcacacaatggacaataattataatagattaattaatgatcacttaataatgacatctatcggccattagcccgttgtttgttaaattaatcgatatcgattacttattttaaggcgatacctcaaggtccattttcatacattttgtttcggcctttaaaatttaatatgacgaaattttaaaggccgaaatatccatgattattaattattttacgtttttcttcaactgcgagaactaatcactaactagacgtgaatttaaattctttacttgccaatacttgtttagttacccagattaaagccgaaacaaaatgtatgaaaatggaccttgagctaccaccttaaataacgttagatggcgtACCTTGCATTTAGTTgtccagaaattccgttacctaagtgaaattgtgacgccacaggcgcaaGCTAACCCGCTGTTAAGCGGCTTAATGttgtagtatgttttttaatacagatggcagcactttctatgacatTCTATGCCGGTGTTCGTCGGAATCGTGCGGAAAATATAGGCAAAGTGAACTCGAGACTTTTCGTTCTGAGCTTTTCgacttcacgttaaccgactatGTATTGCCACTTTTTATGTCagtcaaacgtcataatttattatgctaccaagtcgcggtgtttgtaaattgtcatattatttttttttgatagttctgtaatattatttgaccagcgctttgtttaattagaaactgcaaataaatgtatattataatggaaatgaCTATCTGTGataagtttaatgtctacctttacttaagtatattattagtctgtgatttcacatattagtatttagatggttaaatatttgaagtagatctgataagtttttcatttcaaacaaaaaatgtttgttaacagaaaataaaaattatattttactgaatttaaaatcgCACGACGATACAATGAAAAGTAAACGAATAACctttattgattatttaaattgataataatttaagtttatcatgtaggtacctacacttaaactgttggtctgtttggcgaacgtgatacctatttctataaggggaaattacatttacagttttattttgaaaataaatttatacttatagGTAGCTGTtggtgtggttataattttaatacgtttGTTGCTGTCATGCCAAAttaataggtacttacttatatttttggttaatggaaggagaattatcaaCGTTCATTGTTCGATTTTACGAAAGtttcaaataagtatttacgcataataggtaatttagtaggtatgtcaacattgattgttttttgattagattgttgatttcgaatcaagactaattcgttgtcttaatttttgttttctgataAATTGCCCGCGATATCTTAATTGACGCCAAcattttttacaccgggttaccttttaaaaaatttcatccttcgccactggtatctATCAACGTTATGATAAACTTGCTGTATAGTTGACTAGATACTACTTACTGTTCACAAAGACATTCtcagttattaaggtgaaaacCGTTAAATAACAATACTTCATCTAAATCTTGGGTTCCTTACGTTATGTCCGAATGTTTCTGAGTTAATAATTTTGTCTTCCATTCCAACTGTTAATgtgaagatttttatttttatcttatttgtCTAATAACCTACCTCCACACATTTACTATGCAAGTCGgctacaaatacaaaataactttgATGATTCATTATCTacgtcataataataataatatcagccctgtattatatacttgcccactgctgagcacgctggcctagtgcggattggtagacttcacacaccttcgaaattcctatagagaacttctcagatgtgcaggtttcctcacgatgttttccttcaccgttaaagcgaacgataaattcacaaagaatacacacatgattttttagaaaagtcagaggtgtgtgcccttgggatttgaacctgcggacattcaccttggcagtccgttccacacccaactaggctatcgccgctttttacgtcatacaaataaattattttgaaataaagttttcaatttaatttattctaatattttaaacgcagagacaaaaacaaaatcatttaatcGAAACGATtgtgtaaatttataaattattgagaaAAAAACATTGGAAGATGATCCAAAGCACTAAGTTCGACAAAATTTCACGCAATTCaatacaagtttaaaaaaaataaaaagacaataatcTGTGCCGAGCTTGAATCACCTCAGTATCACTAAAGACTAGTAGATAAACGAACACATCCGCTCACCACAAGCAACATCTGTAAGTTAATGCCGAACAAAGCTGAAACCTTATCTTTATGACAATTCACGTAATAAGcgaatgacaaaaaaataaacgactgattttatttaatcacagtgatcatataaataatacagggaAAAATGTAACAGCAACAGTTGTCAAACAGTAACCATGCGTCTCTTCCTCGCTTTACTGGCTCTGGGCTTCGCAGCCGTAGCGGGTaagtttattacaaaca
Encoded proteins:
- the LOC119190612 gene encoding trypsin, alkaline A-like, giving the protein MRLFLALLALGFAAVAAVPANPQRIVGGSTTTIQQYPTIVALLYSRNGNTFFQTCGGIILNNRNILTAAHCPYRDVINRWRVRSGSTYANSGGVVHNFNGLMIYPNFNRRTLDNDIAIMRTASNIAFNNAAQPARIAGANYNLGDNQVVWAAGWGAIRSDGPSSEQLRHVQVWTVNQATCRSRYASIGRTITENMLCSGWLDVGGRDQCYGDSGGPLYHNGVVVGVCSWGHECALPNFPGVNVRVSRFANWIRNNA